The genomic DNA GCCCTCGGGATCGGCTGCGACCCGGACCTGGTGGACCTCGCCGGCCTCGCCCACGACATCGGCCACCCGCCCTACGGCCACAACGGCGAACGCGCGCTCGACGAGGTGGCCCGGGACATCGGCGGCTTCGAGGGCAACGCGCAGAACCTGCGCATCCTCACCCGGCTCGAACCCAAGGTGCTCGATGCCGCGGGGGAGTCGGTGGGACTCAACCTCACCCGCGCCGCACTCGATGCGGCGACCAAGTATCCGTGGTTGCGCCGCGAGCCCGGCGGCAAGTTCGGCGTGTACGACGACGACGCGCACGTCCTGGAGTGGATGCGGGGCGGTGAGGACGGGCCGTACGGCACCCGCCAGTGCCTCGAGTCGCAGGTCATGGACTGGTCCGACGACGTGGCCTACTCCGTGCACGATGTCGAGGACGGAGTGCTCTCGGGCCGCCTCGACCTGCGCGCGCTCTCGTCGCCCGCGGAGGTGCGCAGCCTCTCCGGCTTCGGCGCGAGCAGCTTCCGCGGCGCCGAGGCCGCGGAGCTGGAGGAGGCCGGTGCTCGGCTCGCCTCGTTCGACGTGGTCGCCGCGGCCGCGAAGTACGACGGCGGCCTCGCCTCCTCGGTGGCGCTCAAGCGCATGACCAGTGAGCTGGTGGGCCGCTTCGCCTCGGCCGCGATCGACGCGACCCGCGCCGCCACGGCCAACGAGCCGGTGTGCCGGTACGAGGCGGA from Tsukamurella paurometabola includes the following:
- a CDS encoding deoxyguanosinetriphosphate triphosphohydrolase, which translates into the protein MPPRLPGPAAYQPADVERLVAEPPKTAGLEADTEPTLFSGPQWEALRWEGHSSAFARDRARVLHSAALRRLADKTQVVGPREGDTPRTRLTHSLEVSQIGRGIALGIGCDPDLVDLAGLAHDIGHPPYGHNGERALDEVARDIGGFEGNAQNLRILTRLEPKVLDAAGESVGLNLTRAALDAATKYPWLRREPGGKFGVYDDDAHVLEWMRGGEDGPYGTRQCLESQVMDWSDDVAYSVHDVEDGVLSGRLDLRALSSPAEVRSLSGFGASSFRGAEAAELEEAGARLASFDVVAAAAKYDGGLASSVALKRMTSELVGRFASAAIDATRAATANEPVCRYEADVEVPPSVRAEVILLKTMALQYIYSNQMHLAIQQGQRDRILRVADYLMGASPSNIDPLYSPAYLAADSDAARLRVVVDQIASMTETRLERLDQKVLEG